TTGGCAACGCGAATGGGAATCACCTCCTATTCTCTCTATGAGCCCGAAACTTCCATTCGTTTGGGGACAAAATTTCTGGCCTACCTTTTGAAATCCAATGGAAATGAATTAAAATGGGCTTCGATCGCGTATAACGGTGGACCGGGGAATTTACGCAAATGGAAGAAGTCAGTCTATACCGGTGATTTTAACCATTTTTTGGAAGACCTACCTTACAAAGAATCGAGAGATTACTGTCGCATCGTGGTTTCGAATTTCTACGCATATGACATCATGAAAAAATACCATAAGTTGTAAAAAATGGCTTTTCCCCACCCTTTCCCCTGTCTATCCTTTGAAATAGACAGAGATATACAGGAGAAGATATGTCCGAAAAGGCAATTCTGAAAGTGGATGGGAAAGAGTACGAACTTCCGATTTTAGTAGGAAGTGAAGACGAGAAGGCAATTGATATTACTAAACTCCGCCAATTGTCAGGTTATGTTACGATTGATTCCGGTTATTTAAATACAGGTGCTTGCACCAGTGAAATTACTTTTCTTGATGGAGAAAAAGGAATCCTTCGTTACCGAGGAATCCCGATCGAAGATTTGGCTGCAAAGTCTACCTTCACCGAAGTGGCATATTTACTTATCTATGGTAAACTTCCAAACGATGCCCAACTAAAAGAATGGAATAGTTCCATCACCAAACATACTATGATCCACGAGGATCTCAAACGCCTGTTCAACGGTTTTCCAAAAGATGGACACCCAATGGCGATCATGTCTTGTATGATGGGATGTTTGTCTACATACTACCAAGATAGTTACGATCCAATGAATGAGGAACATAGAGAAATTTCTATCATTCGTTTGCTCGCAAAATTCCCGACGATTGCAGCTTACGCATATAAAAAATCCATCGGCCAACCAATCATTCATCCACTCAATGAATTAGATTATGCATCTAACTTCATGAATATGATGTTTGCAGTTCCAGCAGAAGATTATCATATCGATCCAGAAATTGTTTCTGCACTTAACTTACTTCTCATCCTGCACGCAGACCACGAACAAAACTGTTCTACATCTACTGTGCGTTTGGTGGGATCATCTCTGGCTAACCTCTATGGGGCAATTTCTGCAGGAATTCTTGCTCTCTGGGGACCACGTCACGGTGGTGCCAACCAAGAAGTTTTGGAAATGTTAGAAGGAATTAAAAAGAGCGGGCTTTCTGTGAAAAAAATCGTAGAACAAGCCAAAGACAAAAATTCCAGTTTCCGATTGAATGGATTTGGTCACCGTGTTTACAAAAACTTTGACCCACGTGCGAAAATCATCAAAGGTGCTTGTGATAAAGTCCTAAACAAACTAGGAATCAAAGATCCACTTCTTGACATTGCCAAAGAATTGGAAGAAGCAGCTCTCAACGATCCGTATTTTGTAGAAAGAAAACTTTATCCAAACGTTGACTTCTACTCAGGGATCATCTACCGCGCGTTAGGAATTCCTACCAATATGTTTACAGTGATGTTTGCTATGGGAAGACTTCCTGGTTGGATTGCACAATGGAAAGAGATGATCGAAGATCCAAGTTTAAAGATTGGCCGCCCACGCCAAATTTACACTGGTCCACAAGAGATCTCTTACGAAGCAGCAAAAAAACAGGCGTAAGGCCAAATCGAAACAGGACAAGGGTGAATCGCCCTTGTCCAAATCCATCCATTGAAAAAAACATCGCAGGCAATTTTCCTCTTTTTACTCTCGCTTATTTTTTTCAATAAACCAATTGTTTCTCAATCTCCCAATGATATGGGGGAACGAATCATCCACACTACCAAGTTTACCTACTGGATTGATCCAAGTGCTTCGATTCCTATTGAATCAGTTTTAAAAACGGGAAATTTCACCAAAATTACAGATGATTTTGTTAACTTTGGGTTTTTGAAAGGAACTCTTTGGTTAAAACTAGATCCCAAGGATTTTCCAGATCCTATCAAATATCCTCTTCTTCTCATCCAAGCACATAACATTGATTCCGTGGAATTCTTTCACAAATACAAGGGAAATTCATATGTAGTATCTAAATCAGGCCATATCCAACCTGTGTTTCAGAGAGAAATTCCGCATAGAAATTTTGTCTTTCGGATGGGACATGAAAGAGAAACCATTCTCATTGCGATACATTCCGAAATTTCACTACAGTTTGCCCTCATTTTTACCAACCAAAGAAATCTCCAAAGAGAAGATTATATTACCCAATGGATTTATGGATTATTTTTTGGAAGCCTTGGAATCATCATCTTATACAATCTAGCAATTGCATTTTTTGTTCGAGATCGAAATTATTTTTATTATATTGGATATGTATTGTTCTTTGGGCTGGGCCAACTTTCTCTACTTGGTTTTTGGGGTTACTTTTTTGTTCCCGATTCCTATTTTTGGAAACGAATAGGGATTCCTTTTTTCTTCAGTATTTGCCTCTTTTTCTTTGTTCTATTTACATCTAACTTTCTAAAACTTAAAATACGTCTTCCAAAAATGGCTAGGTTCTACAAAGTACTTGGATTTTTATCTTTACTCAACGCATCCATTGCTTTGTTAGGTGGAATATCCGAAGCATCCGTTGGAGTGACATGGCTTTCTGTTTTGATTTGCCTAAGTTTACTCGGAGTATTGATTTGGGGAATATATAAACGGCTTCGATCTTTTTATTATTTTGCCATTGCTTTTGTTTTATTACTCGTAACTTGCCTTGTATATGGATTACTCAAATTTGGAATCC
This region of Leptospira montravelensis genomic DNA includes:
- a CDS encoding citrate synthase, with translation MSEKAILKVDGKEYELPILVGSEDEKAIDITKLRQLSGYVTIDSGYLNTGACTSEITFLDGEKGILRYRGIPIEDLAAKSTFTEVAYLLIYGKLPNDAQLKEWNSSITKHTMIHEDLKRLFNGFPKDGHPMAIMSCMMGCLSTYYQDSYDPMNEEHREISIIRLLAKFPTIAAYAYKKSIGQPIIHPLNELDYASNFMNMMFAVPAEDYHIDPEIVSALNLLLILHADHEQNCSTSTVRLVGSSLANLYGAISAGILALWGPRHGGANQEVLEMLEGIKKSGLSVKKIVEQAKDKNSSFRLNGFGHRVYKNFDPRAKIIKGACDKVLNKLGIKDPLLDIAKELEEAALNDPYFVERKLYPNVDFYSGIIYRALGIPTNMFTVMFAMGRLPGWIAQWKEMIEDPSLKIGRPRQIYTGPQEISYEAAKKQA
- a CDS encoding SpoIIE family protein phosphatase, which translates into the protein MKKTSQAIFLFLLSLIFFNKPIVSQSPNDMGERIIHTTKFTYWIDPSASIPIESVLKTGNFTKITDDFVNFGFLKGTLWLKLDPKDFPDPIKYPLLLIQAHNIDSVEFFHKYKGNSYVVSKSGHIQPVFQREIPHRNFVFRMGHERETILIAIHSEISLQFALIFTNQRNLQREDYITQWIYGLFFGSLGIIILYNLAIAFFVRDRNYFYYIGYVLFFGLGQLSLLGFWGYFFVPDSYFWKRIGIPFFFSICLFFFVLFTSNFLKLKIRLPKMARFYKVLGFLSLLNASIALLGGISEASVGVTWLSVLICLSLLGVLIWGIYKRLRSFYYFAIAFVLLLVTCLVYGLLKFGILPSNSFLEEMLFPIASLADITLFAFALADRIQLLRQEKDLALAQVTSLRKERKISRDILMQSLPKTIPYVKNLEIQIFIQPMKDVGGDFYEYFSPNPYELGIVLCDVSGHGIPASLISAMGKVAFTTQKNNISSPKQVLEGMNRVLYGNCTPQYVTASYVYLNTSTKVWRFGRAGHPSAYLQRASGEIIKVHPKGKIIGVFSEIQMEEITYPVEPKDRILILSDGVLECFHPDGTMYGEAGLLEFLKANREIPNHLFKIKLIQDLESFSKREIKDWDDDLTFIFLELV